From Neorickettsia helminthoeca str. Oregon, one genomic window encodes:
- a CDS encoding IscS subfamily cysteine desulfurase, with protein MDLPVFFDNQSTTRTDPAVLKEMIKFFEAPCNPHSRTHIYGWQAEAAVENAREKVAQLINASPKDIVFTSGATESNNLAIKGAVTFYHSDKKNHVITVATEHKCVLDSCRHLEEIGIKVTYLPVQKNGIVDLDVLRESIKDSTIMVSIMAANNEIGVIQPIKEIGQICKEASVIFHTDAAQAFGKIPLDVEEMNISLMSISGHKIYGPMGVGALYIRRKNPRIRLTPVFNGGGQERGMRSGTVPTPLVAGLGKAAEIAAQNMQEEYNRIKYLSTKLYGIIKAGIPDIVLNGDPEQRLPGNLNISFPYVEGESIIMAITDISVSSGSACTSASLEPSYVLRALGVGDDLAHSSIRFSIGRYNTEEEIEMAGKLVVEKINRLREMSPLWEMAQEGIDLNSIKWDVH; from the coding sequence ATGGATTTGCCGGTATTCTTTGACAACCAGTCCACGACAAGAACTGATCCTGCAGTTCTAAAGGAGATGATTAAGTTCTTCGAAGCACCTTGTAACCCGCATTCAAGGACACATATATACGGGTGGCAAGCCGAAGCAGCAGTCGAGAATGCGCGGGAAAAGGTAGCACAGCTGATAAATGCCTCTCCTAAGGACATTGTTTTTACCTCCGGCGCAACAGAATCGAATAACTTAGCAATCAAGGGTGCAGTGACTTTTTACCATTCAGACAAGAAAAATCACGTGATCACCGTAGCCACCGAACACAAATGTGTACTCGATAGTTGTAGGCATCTAGAGGAAATCGGTATTAAAGTGACTTACCTACCTGTACAGAAAAATGGAATCGTTGATCTAGATGTCCTTAGGGAATCAATTAAGGATTCAACTATCATGGTATCCATAATGGCTGCAAACAATGAAATAGGTGTAATACAGCCTATCAAGGAGATCGGACAGATATGTAAAGAAGCATCTGTTATTTTTCACACGGATGCCGCTCAAGCATTTGGGAAAATTCCACTGGATGTAGAGGAGATGAATATCTCATTAATGAGTATCTCCGGTCACAAAATATATGGCCCAATGGGAGTCGGAGCGCTCTACATACGCAGAAAAAATCCAAGAATAAGATTAACTCCAGTATTCAATGGTGGGGGCCAGGAGAGAGGTATGCGTTCCGGGACTGTCCCTACACCACTGGTCGCTGGACTAGGAAAGGCAGCGGAAATTGCTGCGCAAAACATGCAGGAGGAATATAATCGGATAAAATATCTGTCAACAAAGCTGTACGGGATAATCAAGGCAGGAATACCCGATATAGTACTAAATGGTGATCCAGAACAAAGATTACCGGGCAATCTGAATATAAGTTTCCCCTATGTGGAGGGGGAATCAATAATAATGGCCATTACTGATATATCAGTGAGTTCCGGTTCTGCTTGTACATCGGCCTCTCTGGAGCCCTCTTACGTACTCAGAGCCCTTGGTGTTGGAGATGATCTTGCACACTCCTCGATAAGATTCTCAATTGGCAGATACAATACTGAAGAGGAGATAGAAATGGCAGGTAAGCTGGTTGTAGAGAAGATCAATCGTCTGCGCGAAATGAGTCCGCTCTGGGAAATGGCGCAAGAGGGAATAGATTTAAATTCAATAAAATGGGATGTCCACTAA
- a CDS encoding aminotransferase class V-fold PLP-dependent enzyme, which translates to MLTAKARYAIMASVDIAMHAVSGKYIKTSEIASRQNISEKFLELILPSLRKQGILESLLGPGGGYKLAKDPDTIFLMQIIKAVTDNAKITRCDGYGHQSCTNGDKKCYTHNLWSILERKFNNFFESITIQDIISNDVLRKEVPSLAVANEKPQEIIIYMDNNATTTPLRYAVEKAYSIIRTAYNPSSIHRQGQVARERVEESRRAIKKHLNLNEEYDLVFTSSGTEANNMVFHSMGNYRHVVCSTDHSSVLRAARNPIKVDVDKNGIIKLDHLERILEEAPGKTLISVSLANSETGIIQPLDLLLDIAKKHEALVHTDAVQAVSRIHCRFNETQPDFITLSSHKMGGIIGAGALVYKKSRFAELTALILGGNQEKGLRSGTENIAAISAFGVAATFINASIKSMKNIRFLRDHMESEILSRMKSAVVVGKESERLPNTSCIIIPEIDGATQLMHFDIHGVCVSNGSACSSGQTEASHVLLAMGFDHKMAKSAIRISLGISNTEEDVNKLVSIWEILYNSAV; encoded by the coding sequence ATGCTTACGGCAAAAGCAAGATATGCAATTATGGCATCTGTCGATATAGCAATGCATGCTGTATCAGGAAAATACATCAAAACTTCGGAGATTGCATCTAGACAGAACATATCGGAGAAATTTCTCGAACTAATACTACCATCGTTAAGAAAGCAAGGAATATTAGAATCTCTACTCGGGCCCGGCGGGGGTTACAAGTTAGCAAAAGATCCAGATACGATTTTTTTGATGCAAATAATCAAGGCTGTAACTGATAACGCAAAAATTACTCGATGCGATGGCTATGGTCATCAAAGCTGCACGAATGGCGATAAGAAATGCTATACACACAATCTGTGGTCCATACTCGAAAGAAAATTCAATAACTTCTTCGAATCCATAACGATCCAGGATATCATCTCCAATGATGTTCTTAGAAAAGAAGTCCCTAGTTTGGCTGTTGCTAATGAGAAGCCACAGGAAATCATCATCTACATGGATAATAATGCAACAACCACACCGCTTAGGTATGCAGTGGAAAAGGCCTATTCCATTATCAGGACAGCATATAATCCATCTTCTATTCACAGGCAGGGCCAGGTCGCACGAGAGAGAGTAGAAGAATCCAGGAGAGCAATAAAAAAACATCTAAACCTCAATGAGGAATATGATTTGGTATTCACCTCATCTGGGACGGAGGCAAATAATATGGTCTTCCACAGTATGGGCAACTATAGGCATGTAGTCTGCAGCACAGATCATAGTTCAGTACTGAGAGCCGCAAGAAATCCAATAAAAGTAGATGTAGATAAAAATGGCATTATAAAACTGGATCATTTGGAAAGAATTCTAGAGGAAGCACCTGGTAAAACACTTATTTCTGTATCACTTGCTAACAGCGAGACCGGAATAATACAGCCATTAGATCTGCTCCTGGATATAGCGAAAAAGCATGAAGCACTTGTGCACACTGATGCGGTACAAGCGGTATCGAGAATTCATTGTCGATTTAACGAGACGCAACCAGATTTTATAACACTTTCATCTCATAAGATGGGAGGCATCATTGGAGCTGGGGCACTAGTCTATAAAAAATCACGATTCGCGGAACTAACGGCACTCATCCTGGGAGGCAATCAGGAGAAAGGTCTACGCTCGGGAACGGAGAACATTGCAGCGATCTCAGCATTTGGTGTAGCAGCCACCTTTATTAATGCCTCCATAAAGAGTATGAAGAATATAAGATTCTTGAGAGATCACATGGAGTCTGAAATATTGTCTAGAATGAAGTCAGCTGTCGTGGTAGGCAAGGAAAGCGAAAGACTCCCAAATACCAGTTGTATCATCATACCGGAAATCGATGGTGCAACACAATTAATGCACTTCGATATACATGGAGTATGCGTCAGTAATGGCTCAGCTTGCTCGTCCGGACAAACAGAGGCTTCTCATGTCCTGCTCGCTATGGGCTTTGATCACAAAATGGCCAAATCAGCAATTAGGATCAGTCTAGGAATCTCAAACACAGAAGAAGATGTGAATAAACTTGTATCCATATGGGAAATATTGTACAATTCAGCTGTCTAA
- a CDS encoding ABC transporter permease: MQKLVCNGLIFLFFAPTLSLILPSFNSYEPGGVFNWLLGEYVLNTLIILSGVGFLTFVFGVGAACAVTFLRFPGRGLLRVLLFLPLAVPGYITALSYVQFFDFSSDFSLFFREVFGFKHLFRIQSLYGAIFVMSVAFYPYVYMFSLARITSAGNFVAISRSCGKSFLATMLEVVIPVARPAIVGGLTLVLMEVISDFGIMQFFGLQTVVTGIYRKWFLLNDVIGASRLILFLLTFVALMIFLEKTSRQNAFYGNGVVNYDINPCWSLTPLKGMTVTIVLSLLPLFGIGFPIFSLISMTLNATPDYQLFSLIIGSVQIALFASFLTILIAFFFVYMKRKKKIGAALFQMSNLGYSIPGLVVGMGIINFFTSSSSILSYFTFSGFQILTAGTFTALMYSYIFRFLALGCNSIQSGIEKIPSEISWTMRLVGKNSFLDAIQVYSPMLIRYLVSGVILIFLDTLKELPATLLVRPFNFETMSIRVYELVVDERYNDAAVPALIMTAICLAVILFLIKSMYSRGLHNRKKGARIGCLCDVCLSKNEC; encoded by the coding sequence ATGCAAAAGTTAGTTTGCAATGGACTCATTTTCTTATTTTTCGCCCCGACGCTCTCTCTGATCTTGCCTTCCTTCAATTCCTATGAGCCCGGTGGAGTGTTCAATTGGCTGTTGGGGGAGTATGTCCTCAATACGTTGATAATACTCTCTGGGGTGGGCTTCTTGACATTCGTATTTGGTGTCGGAGCTGCTTGTGCCGTCACTTTCCTCAGATTTCCTGGGCGCGGACTTCTGAGGGTGCTTCTGTTTCTCCCTCTTGCGGTTCCTGGTTATATTACTGCTCTTTCGTACGTTCAGTTTTTTGATTTTTCTTCAGATTTTTCGCTTTTCTTCAGAGAGGTTTTCGGATTCAAACATTTGTTCAGGATACAGTCTCTGTACGGCGCAATCTTCGTGATGAGCGTTGCTTTCTATCCATATGTGTATATGTTTTCCCTTGCCAGAATTACTTCTGCTGGCAATTTTGTAGCCATCTCCAGAAGTTGTGGTAAATCCTTCCTCGCAACGATGCTAGAAGTCGTAATTCCAGTAGCTAGACCGGCTATCGTTGGGGGTCTTACTCTGGTTTTGATGGAAGTCATCTCTGATTTCGGGATAATGCAGTTTTTTGGTTTGCAGACCGTCGTAACCGGCATATATCGAAAATGGTTCTTGCTCAATGATGTGATAGGTGCTTCGAGATTAATTCTATTTTTGCTGACCTTCGTTGCACTGATGATCTTCCTTGAGAAAACGTCGAGGCAGAATGCGTTCTATGGGAACGGAGTGGTAAACTATGACATTAATCCGTGTTGGTCACTGACGCCTCTCAAGGGCATGACCGTAACCATTGTATTATCACTTCTGCCGCTTTTTGGTATTGGCTTTCCTATTTTCTCACTGATATCCATGACGCTGAACGCAACACCAGATTATCAATTATTTTCCCTGATTATTGGAAGTGTTCAAATTGCTTTATTCGCATCCTTCTTGACCATACTGATAGCCTTCTTCTTTGTCTACATGAAAAGGAAAAAGAAGATAGGAGCTGCACTTTTTCAGATGTCTAATCTCGGATATTCGATTCCCGGTCTGGTAGTGGGAATGGGAATAATAAACTTCTTTACAAGTAGTTCTTCGATACTTTCGTATTTTACATTCTCCGGCTTTCAGATTCTCACCGCTGGGACTTTCACTGCATTGATGTATTCGTACATTTTTCGTTTTCTCGCCTTGGGTTGCAACAGTATACAGTCAGGAATAGAAAAGATACCCTCTGAAATCTCATGGACTATGAGACTCGTTGGTAAAAATAGTTTCCTGGACGCAATCCAAGTATACTCGCCAATGCTGATACGATACTTGGTCAGTGGTGTTATACTAATCTTCCTTGATACCCTTAAAGAGCTTCCTGCTACTCTACTGGTTAGACCTTTCAATTTCGAGACGATGTCCATTAGGGTCTATGAACTCGTCGTAGATGAGAGGTATAACGATGCTGCAGTACCTGCTTTAATTATGACTGCGATTTGTCTTGCTGTGATACTGTTCCTAATAAAGAGTATGTACAGCAGAGGTTTGCACAATCGGAAAAAAGGGGCTAGAATTGGTTGTCTCTGCGATGTTTGTCTGAGTAAGAATGAGTGTTAG
- a CDS encoding 50S ribosomal protein L25, with protein MSVRIEYSPRVAFGCRNTRILRESGFVPAVVYGGGAETISIALSVREVDKKISSLMSKTVVELSCGDVVHKVIPKAYELHPVTSAVLHLDFVFASDNVSKFEVPLNFINKEKSEAIKLGAVLNIVRRTALVKCSSSNLPKSIPVDIEHSKVGDSIKLSDLMFADGVTPIAKDADSVVATIVGKKAKGGAASTAGA; from the coding sequence ATGAGTGTTAGGATAGAGTACTCACCTAGGGTTGCGTTTGGTTGCCGTAATACAAGAATCTTAAGGGAGTCGGGTTTCGTTCCAGCTGTTGTTTATGGTGGTGGTGCTGAGACTATCAGTATCGCTTTGTCTGTCCGCGAAGTGGATAAGAAGATTTCGAGCTTGATGAGTAAGACTGTCGTGGAGTTGTCATGCGGTGATGTTGTGCATAAGGTCATTCCAAAGGCATATGAGCTCCATCCGGTTACTTCTGCTGTGCTGCACTTGGATTTTGTGTTTGCTAGCGACAATGTTTCGAAGTTTGAGGTGCCTCTCAACTTCATAAACAAAGAGAAGTCTGAGGCAATAAAACTCGGAGCCGTATTGAACATCGTGAGAAGGACAGCTCTAGTTAAATGCTCCTCTTCAAATCTACCGAAAAGTATACCCGTCGACATTGAGCATTCTAAGGTTGGTGATTCGATCAAGCTTTCTGATCTTATGTTCGCGGATGGAGTGACGCCTATCGCAAAGGATGCCGATTCTGTAGTTGCTACAATCGTAGGTAAAAAAGCGAAGGGTGGTGCTGCGTCTACTGCCGGGGCATAG
- the pth gene encoding aminoacyl-tRNA hydrolase: MSQVFVLCGLGNPGRDHSSSRHNLGFMLVDYLRNSLSFPDFVSNFSGFLCFGVTSSIKLYLFKPMTFMNNSGFPLARLVNFYKVHPCNVLVFHDDADLGFGRIKIKKGGSSGGHNGLKSIDSNLGRDYWRFRFGVGKEENSNLAKYVLSSFTECEIGHLNKVFEFIAKNIILLLSDIERQKSTFLMDYMSVLNTI; this comes from the coding sequence GTGTCTCAAGTATTTGTGCTGTGTGGCTTGGGAAATCCTGGTCGTGATCATTCATCATCTAGACACAATCTCGGCTTCATGCTTGTCGACTACCTCAGAAATAGCTTATCTTTCCCTGATTTTGTTAGCAATTTTTCAGGATTCCTTTGTTTCGGGGTTACCTCATCCATAAAATTATATCTCTTCAAGCCAATGACTTTTATGAATAATTCAGGTTTTCCGCTCGCCCGGCTTGTCAATTTCTATAAAGTGCATCCCTGTAATGTTTTGGTCTTCCATGATGATGCGGATCTGGGTTTTGGCAGAATAAAAATAAAAAAAGGTGGTAGTTCCGGTGGCCATAATGGATTGAAATCGATAGATTCAAATCTGGGACGTGATTACTGGAGGTTTCGTTTCGGTGTTGGTAAGGAAGAGAATAGCAATTTAGCTAAGTATGTTTTATCTTCTTTTACTGAGTGTGAGATAGGGCATCTGAATAAAGTGTTTGAATTCATTGCAAAGAATATTATACTACTGCTCTCAGATATCGAGCGACAAAAGTCCACTTTTTTGATGGACTACATGTCTGTACTTAATACTATTTAA
- the gshA gene encoding glutamate--cysteine ligase has translation MNTHFSAFLRYSEEIARWCQSKCTRSLFYLSADIRNAGFKVAPVDVNMFPAGFHIISEESQMRAAHLIAKHYTNKIILLITESHTRNSQYLSNVLALKKILEIAGNKLILGNLANQRIEKLEMTKFHRSGNHIVIEDNVIPDLVILNNDMISEDPETLSNIIQPCIPSPLLGWYRRTKSHYFSHYQKVVEEFSKAFDIDPWLLHPYSKECNNIDFTVQATFSKLADTVDEIIEKVQKKYEQYKIKSEPFVFIKANSGSYGIGISTATNSKDVLNMNKKNRNKLKTTKGSTSVTNIIVQEGIETIESYNSHPSEVLMYSVLGEQIAFIQRYNDRHNRRENLNSAGMLFAECTKNYQSNKVLPIISNLAIIAAEKESQELMRMNALEVSSL, from the coding sequence ATGAATACACACTTCTCAGCTTTTCTTAGATACTCCGAGGAAATAGCACGGTGGTGCCAGAGTAAATGTACGAGAAGTTTATTTTACCTATCCGCAGATATCAGAAATGCAGGTTTCAAAGTCGCCCCCGTAGATGTGAATATGTTTCCCGCTGGTTTCCATATAATCAGCGAAGAAAGTCAAATGCGAGCAGCTCATTTGATCGCTAAGCATTATACTAATAAAATCATTCTCTTAATCACAGAGAGTCACACGAGAAATTCGCAATATCTCAGTAACGTACTAGCCCTGAAAAAAATACTCGAAATAGCTGGAAACAAGCTCATCTTAGGTAATCTCGCGAACCAGAGAATAGAGAAACTAGAAATGACTAAGTTTCATAGAAGCGGAAACCATATAGTAATCGAAGATAATGTGATTCCAGATCTAGTTATTCTGAATAATGATATGATCTCGGAAGATCCAGAAACACTTTCGAATATCATACAACCTTGTATCCCCTCACCACTGCTAGGCTGGTACAGAAGAACAAAAAGTCACTACTTCTCGCACTACCAGAAGGTTGTAGAGGAATTTTCCAAAGCATTCGATATCGACCCATGGCTTCTGCATCCATATTCCAAGGAGTGTAATAACATCGATTTCACTGTGCAAGCAACTTTCTCAAAACTCGCGGATACAGTAGATGAAATAATAGAAAAAGTACAAAAAAAATATGAACAATATAAGATAAAATCCGAACCCTTCGTCTTTATCAAGGCAAATAGTGGAAGCTATGGGATAGGAATTTCAACCGCAACCAACAGCAAAGATGTCCTGAACATGAATAAGAAAAACCGCAATAAACTGAAAACAACAAAAGGAAGTACCTCAGTCACGAATATAATCGTACAGGAAGGAATAGAGACTATTGAATCATATAACAGTCATCCTTCTGAAGTGCTTATGTATTCGGTACTGGGGGAGCAAATTGCTTTTATACAGCGCTACAATGACAGACACAACAGACGAGAAAATCTCAATAGCGCTGGAATGCTCTTCGCGGAATGCACAAAGAACTATCAAAGCAATAAGGTGTTACCGATTATAAGTAACCTCGCAATTATCGCAGCAGAAAAAGAATCGCAGGAACTCATGAGGATGAACGCTCTTGAGGTCTCAAGCTTATGA
- the coaE gene encoding dephospho-CoA kinase (Dephospho-CoA kinase (CoaE) performs the final step in coenzyme A biosynthesis.): protein MRIIGVTGNIASGKTYFSSILRRTFRCKIFDADKVVHALYQNDISVTRAINDAISTGIRESSIDRKRLLAAIIRQPSLLQKIEEIVHPNVKAKLTSFIKLCKRDNTRIIVLDIPLLFEIAADKICDTIIILQSSKITNVHRLRKRYNDVQHIKPLHRRKFILPREAQKKIRLVPSGADKRELFKYVYSSIARNPL, encoded by the coding sequence ATGAGAATAATAGGTGTGACAGGCAACATTGCTTCTGGAAAAACATACTTTTCATCAATTTTGAGACGCACTTTCCGCTGCAAGATCTTTGATGCTGACAAAGTTGTTCATGCGCTCTATCAGAATGACATATCTGTAACTCGGGCAATTAACGATGCGATAAGTACTGGGATCAGAGAGAGTAGCATCGATAGAAAAAGACTCCTCGCTGCCATTATAAGACAGCCATCTCTATTACAAAAAATCGAAGAGATTGTGCATCCCAATGTAAAAGCAAAGCTGACCTCATTTATAAAGCTCTGCAAAAGAGACAATACACGTATCATAGTCTTAGATATTCCACTTCTCTTCGAAATTGCCGCGGATAAAATCTGCGATACGATCATTATTTTACAATCGAGTAAGATTACGAACGTCCACCGACTAAGAAAAAGGTACAACGATGTCCAACATATCAAGCCATTACACAGAAGAAAATTCATACTACCCAGGGAAGCACAAAAAAAGATTCGGTTGGTTCCATCCGGAGCCGATAAGAGAGAGCTATTTAAGTATGTTTACTCTAGCATAGCAAGGAATCCGCTCTAG
- a CDS encoding NAD kinase: MRNKNRLEKMVYSSSGAEKARSVGSVLEERYGIKKIDRYADIEASLILALGGDGFMLDTLRRRMGNNIPVYGINCGNVGFLLNEFHSDQLLADIESAEEYNLNILKAELSNENGTISGTAINDFYILRNHGKASKLRISVDDELLIENFVGDGVIVSTAVGSTAYNAAAGGPILALDSNCITLTTINAFIPKQCRSIVLLDSSIIEIDVLYPDRRPVMAALDAQVFTNIKKARISIDRKNSVIALFRKDNSLRKKILKAQFQQ, from the coding sequence ATGCGGAATAAAAATAGATTGGAAAAAATGGTTTATTCTTCCTCAGGGGCGGAAAAGGCGCGATCGGTTGGATCCGTACTTGAGGAGCGTTACGGGATAAAAAAGATAGATAGATATGCAGATATCGAAGCTTCTCTGATACTTGCACTGGGCGGTGACGGATTCATGCTCGACACACTGCGTCGCAGGATGGGGAACAACATTCCGGTATATGGAATAAATTGTGGTAATGTAGGCTTCCTGTTGAATGAGTTCCACTCTGATCAGCTCTTAGCGGATATAGAGAGTGCTGAAGAGTACAACCTCAACATATTAAAAGCTGAACTCTCCAATGAGAACGGCACCATATCAGGTACTGCGATTAATGATTTCTATATTCTAAGAAATCATGGGAAGGCTTCGAAGCTCAGGATATCCGTGGATGACGAGTTATTAATAGAAAATTTTGTCGGTGATGGTGTGATAGTCTCAACTGCAGTCGGAAGTACAGCATATAACGCTGCGGCAGGCGGGCCAATTCTGGCTTTGGATTCAAACTGCATTACTTTAACAACTATAAATGCTTTCATACCGAAACAATGTAGAAGTATTGTGCTACTAGACAGTAGCATTATAGAAATAGATGTACTTTATCCAGATAGACGTCCAGTCATGGCAGCATTGGATGCCCAAGTTTTCACAAATATAAAAAAAGCAAGAATATCGATAGATCGCAAGAACAGTGTTATAGCCCTATTCAGGAAAGATAATTCACTACGCAAGAAAATCCTGAAAGCCCAGTTCCAGCAATGA
- the grxC gene encoding glutaredoxin 3 — MSHRVIVYATKTCPYCEKAKSLLDRKKVGYTVIDISDNPTLALEMTQKSGGRRTVPQIFIDGKCIGGFDDLNRLNDSAQLDKILTGNAE, encoded by the coding sequence ATGAGCCATAGAGTGATTGTATATGCAACAAAGACCTGTCCATACTGCGAAAAAGCCAAATCTTTACTCGATAGGAAGAAAGTTGGATATACTGTGATAGACATCAGCGATAATCCGACTCTTGCGCTTGAAATGACTCAAAAATCTGGAGGAAGGAGAACTGTTCCTCAGATCTTCATAGACGGAAAGTGCATAGGTGGCTTTGATGATCTAAATCGCTTAAATGATAGCGCTCAGCTTGACAAGATTCTCACAGGCAATGCGGAATAA
- a CDS encoding HIG1 domain-containing protein: protein MFQLLFLIAATFFVLIAGVLSMLSLDRNYGNKLMILRVFLQFVSVALLLFLILCR from the coding sequence GTGTTTCAGTTACTTTTCCTGATCGCAGCGACTTTTTTCGTGTTGATTGCGGGAGTGTTAAGTATGCTCTCCCTGGATAGGAATTACGGCAATAAGCTGATGATCCTAAGAGTATTTCTACAGTTTGTCTCTGTAGCTCTGCTGTTGTTTTTGATTCTCTGCAGGTGA
- a CDS encoding sigma-70 family RNA polymerase sigma factor has translation MAEGYSSKFHQIVKALITKGLKKGFVTYGELSNSFSDEDFENLNCIEEAISKLEESGIDILEKDEEDELTDGVKEEEEEEEDEAAGILGHTDDPVRLYLREMSYVKLLSREDEVEIAKTILAEKSESLSGMLLFPSAIREIMELGNRLEEKSVSLREVIESDSGLKSELTEDAERGSDELFDSADGKLDEANQMSDEELMKRVFEIFEHLRTTIQSALERIKDKQVVQISNKDIVLDAEYENLHSLLVSSLSQMKLNPKVLSGLFATLQAKHDLILDREKKLLTYLSEHGVDRSKIVKEKLLILDQGVLRSLLTKYAISDPNFSVEEFLKPVWEIESAEGMDYDTIKFLIRKITTHFDNANVAKHRMVEANLRLVISIAKKYTNRGMPFPDLIQEGNIGLMKAVDKFDHRRGHKFSTYATWWCRQAITRAIADCGSIVRKPVHIHETANKVMRTRRKLYNLNGREPTVEEIASLLGISVDKVKKSLKVNQDPVSLESPVGDDNNSGSFGDFIEDKNAINQVDVVLSKNLRKVLDEALSMLSPREEKILRYRFGLCNTVHSPEDEHYLKSLKIDLNKGTNLTLEQVGILYNVTRERIRQIESKSLRKMRSPSRSIKLRTFLKY, from the coding sequence ATGGCAGAAGGTTATAGTTCTAAGTTTCATCAGATTGTTAAAGCTCTAATTACTAAGGGGCTGAAAAAGGGATTTGTCACCTACGGGGAACTGAGTAATTCGTTTTCGGATGAAGATTTCGAAAACTTGAATTGCATAGAAGAAGCGATCAGTAAACTCGAGGAATCTGGAATTGATATCCTAGAAAAGGATGAGGAAGATGAATTAACGGATGGGGTTAAAGAAGAAGAGGAAGAAGAAGAGGACGAAGCTGCAGGAATATTAGGTCATACAGATGATCCGGTCAGACTATACCTGCGCGAGATGAGCTATGTAAAGCTCCTGTCCAGAGAAGATGAAGTAGAGATCGCAAAGACAATCCTAGCAGAAAAATCAGAATCCCTATCCGGAATGTTGCTTTTCCCATCAGCGATCAGGGAGATAATGGAGTTAGGTAACAGACTCGAAGAAAAAAGTGTTTCACTACGGGAAGTAATAGAATCCGACTCCGGACTGAAAAGTGAACTGACGGAAGATGCTGAACGAGGAAGTGATGAACTCTTCGACAGTGCGGATGGAAAATTAGATGAAGCAAATCAGATGTCCGATGAGGAACTCATGAAAAGAGTGTTCGAGATCTTCGAGCATCTGAGAACAACTATCCAGTCTGCCCTAGAGAGAATAAAGGATAAACAGGTAGTACAGATTTCCAACAAAGATATCGTACTAGACGCGGAATATGAGAATCTGCATTCACTTCTTGTGAGTAGTTTGAGTCAAATGAAACTCAATCCAAAGGTTCTTTCCGGATTGTTCGCGACACTGCAGGCAAAACATGATCTCATCCTTGATCGGGAAAAGAAACTCTTGACCTATCTCTCTGAACACGGCGTTGACCGTAGTAAGATAGTTAAAGAGAAACTCCTCATATTAGATCAGGGCGTCCTGCGCTCTCTTTTAACAAAATATGCGATCAGTGATCCCAATTTTTCAGTAGAGGAATTCCTCAAACCTGTGTGGGAAATAGAATCTGCAGAAGGAATGGATTATGATACTATTAAATTCCTAATCAGAAAGATTACCACTCACTTCGATAATGCAAATGTCGCGAAGCATCGGATGGTCGAAGCCAATCTCAGACTAGTTATCTCAATTGCAAAGAAGTATACAAATAGGGGAATGCCATTCCCTGACCTCATACAGGAGGGAAATATCGGATTAATGAAAGCAGTAGATAAATTCGATCATAGAAGAGGACATAAATTTTCGACATACGCTACTTGGTGGTGTAGGCAAGCGATCACTCGCGCGATAGCAGACTGTGGAAGTATCGTGAGGAAGCCTGTACACATCCACGAAACAGCAAACAAAGTAATGCGTACAAGGAGAAAGTTATATAACCTAAATGGAAGGGAGCCAACAGTGGAAGAAATTGCATCCTTGCTTGGAATCTCAGTAGATAAAGTCAAGAAATCGCTGAAAGTAAATCAGGACCCTGTAAGTCTAGAATCACCTGTGGGAGATGATAATAATAGCGGCTCTTTTGGGGACTTTATAGAAGACAAAAACGCCATCAATCAAGTGGATGTAGTGTTGTCTAAGAATCTCCGCAAGGTTTTAGATGAAGCACTTTCTATGCTTTCTCCCAGGGAAGAAAAGATTCTTAGATATAGGTTCGGCCTGTGCAACACGGTACACAGTCCAGAAGATGAACATTATCTAAAATCTCTCAAGATCGATCTAAATAAGGGTACCAACCTCACATTAGAGCAGGTGGGAATACTCTACAATGTCACCAGGGAACGTATCAGACAAATTGAATCTAAATCATTACGGAAAATGAGAAGTCCGAGTCGATCTATAAAGCTGAGAACTTTCCTTAAATACTGA